The following are encoded in a window of Trichomycterus rosablanca isolate fTriRos1 chromosome 13, fTriRos1.hap1, whole genome shotgun sequence genomic DNA:
- the zgc:109986 gene encoding uncharacterized protein zgc:109986 isoform X1, protein MDFSEARKTILNVLARTDLHHVPKLINWIKNSDDIDNFMVDNKKTILRSIADNIRDYLPLEAMFPSETMAIQKTQQNPKPTLHVDAFLYEEETVDSLCDEGKMSRNFCLNCGSHRTALIEFISHSFSISELQFLFHHVLPDLMGKLVVDVGSRLGAVLYGGYLYSAAAQLVGVEISKEFVKLQTMIVEKYGFNDRVQVIHADICSQNVLVQNADVLIMNNVFEYFMEPKDQVRAWEFISQSFRKKGALLVTVPSIQEALVSLQETNRASAIDDWLEEVPIDYSAYVQSDTDLDSLKQIHLYRVV, encoded by the exons atggattttagCGAAGCCAGGAAAACCATTTTAAATGTACTGGCGAGAACAGATCTTCATCATGTCCCTAAACTGATCAATTGGATAAAAAATTCGG ATGATATTGATAACTTCATGGttgataataaaaaaaccaTACTCAGAAGCATTGCAGATAATATTAGGGATTATCTTCCACTGGAGGCTATGTTTCCATCAGAGACCATGGCCATTCAAAAG ACCCAGCAGAACCCCAAACCTACGTTGCACGTGGATGCATTTTTGTATGAGGAGGAAACAGTAGATTCTCTCTGTGATGAGGGCAAAATGAGCCGCAACTTTTGTCTTAATTGTGGATCACACAGAACAGCACTAATtg AGTTTATCTCCCATTCATTTTCAATCTCGGAGCTCCAGTTCCTGTTTCATCATGTACTTCCAGACCTAATGGGAAAGTTGGTAGTAGATGTGGGTTCCAGGCTTGGAGCGGTGCTTTACGGG GGCTACCTCTACAGTGCTGCAGCACAACTTGTTGGAGTAGAGATAAGCAAAGAGTTTGTCAAGCTTCAGACAATGATTGTGGAGAAGTATGGTTTCAATGACCGAGTTCAG GTGATTCATGCAGATATCTGCTCTCAAAATGTGTTGGTGCAAAATGCAGATGTGCTAATCATGAACAATGTGTTTGAGTACTTTATGGAGCCCAAAGACCAAGTGAG AGCCTGGGAGTTCATAAGTCAAAGTTTTAGAAAGAAAGGGGCACTGTTGGTAACTGTTCCAAGTATTCAAGAAGCTCTGGTGTCCCTCCAAGAAACAAAT AGAGCATCAGCAATTGACGATTGGTTGGAGGAAGTGCCCATTGATTATAGTGCTTATGTGCAAAGTGACACTGACCTAGATTCTCTCAAACAGATACATCTATATAGAGTAGTTTAA
- the zgc:109986 gene encoding uncharacterized protein zgc:109986 isoform X2, producing the protein MRIIDDIDNFMVDNKKTILRSIADNIRDYLPLEAMFPSETMAIQKTQQNPKPTLHVDAFLYEEETVDSLCDEGKMSRNFCLNCGSHRTALIEFISHSFSISELQFLFHHVLPDLMGKLVVDVGSRLGAVLYGGYLYSAAAQLVGVEISKEFVKLQTMIVEKYGFNDRVQVIHADICSQNVLVQNADVLIMNNVFEYFMEPKDQVRAWEFISQSFRKKGALLVTVPSIQEALVSLQETNRASAIDDWLEEVPIDYSAYVQSDTDLDSLKQIHLYRVV; encoded by the exons ATGAGAATTATAG ATGATATTGATAACTTCATGGttgataataaaaaaaccaTACTCAGAAGCATTGCAGATAATATTAGGGATTATCTTCCACTGGAGGCTATGTTTCCATCAGAGACCATGGCCATTCAAAAG ACCCAGCAGAACCCCAAACCTACGTTGCACGTGGATGCATTTTTGTATGAGGAGGAAACAGTAGATTCTCTCTGTGATGAGGGCAAAATGAGCCGCAACTTTTGTCTTAATTGTGGATCACACAGAACAGCACTAATtg AGTTTATCTCCCATTCATTTTCAATCTCGGAGCTCCAGTTCCTGTTTCATCATGTACTTCCAGACCTAATGGGAAAGTTGGTAGTAGATGTGGGTTCCAGGCTTGGAGCGGTGCTTTACGGG GGCTACCTCTACAGTGCTGCAGCACAACTTGTTGGAGTAGAGATAAGCAAAGAGTTTGTCAAGCTTCAGACAATGATTGTGGAGAAGTATGGTTTCAATGACCGAGTTCAG GTGATTCATGCAGATATCTGCTCTCAAAATGTGTTGGTGCAAAATGCAGATGTGCTAATCATGAACAATGTGTTTGAGTACTTTATGGAGCCCAAAGACCAAGTGAG AGCCTGGGAGTTCATAAGTCAAAGTTTTAGAAAGAAAGGGGCACTGTTGGTAACTGTTCCAAGTATTCAAGAAGCTCTGGTGTCCCTCCAAGAAACAAAT AGAGCATCAGCAATTGACGATTGGTTGGAGGAAGTGCCCATTGATTATAGTGCTTATGTGCAAAGTGACACTGACCTAGATTCTCTCAAACAGATACATCTATATAGAGTAGTTTAA